Proteins co-encoded in one Malus sylvestris chromosome 9, drMalSylv7.2, whole genome shotgun sequence genomic window:
- the LOC126633771 gene encoding uncharacterized protein LOC126633771 produces the protein MPGRNQKPETSRDCFDCKLRNNLTHKRRPHSFKIHADLGGGDGEVNKGSGKKKFITREQEPEQYWQTAGEREGENPMMTPLPYIIIFGMSTPFVILAIGFANGWIKVPVR, from the exons ATGCCGGGTCGCAACCAAAAGCCGGAAACTTCAAGGGACTGCTTTGACTGCAAACTGCGCAACAATTTG acACACAAGAGGAGGCCGCACAGTTTCAAGATTCATGCAGATTTAG GTGGTGGAGATGGAGAAGTCAATAAGGGATCAGGGAAGAAAAAGTTCATAACTAGAGAACAAGAACCAGAGCA GTACTGGCAAACAGCAGGAGAAAGGGAAGGTGAAAATCCCATGATGACCCCCCTTCCATATATCATCATATTTGGCATGTCAACCCCTTTTGTAATCTTAGCCATTGGTTTTGCTAATGGCTGGATTAAGGTACCAGTTCGATGA
- the LOC126634179 gene encoding SNF1-related protein kinase regulatory subunit beta-2-like isoform X3, whose amino-acid sequence MNTGMELSKYYLHLQYPGEPLPRPAEALPQHTVFNRNVHDEKLMRAKISWNHGGRQVAITGSWDNWETRELLQSIGNDFFIVKLLPSGLYQYRFIVDGCLMCAPDLPWVYDNSGSAYNILDLQECISELPQHLEKFEPPPSPPSSYDNRLLSEDDFSKPPLEVPPQLQESFLNKPSSSNNGDQSSPMPRPSQLNHLHIQNQIGGEFFALSATRRFHTKFVTTVLYKPLRRTNQ is encoded by the exons ATGAACACAGGGATGGAGCTCTCTAAATATTATCTGCATTTGCAGTATCCTGGGGAACCTTTACCAAGACCTGCCGAGGCATTACCGCAACATACAGTATTTAATCGTAATGTACACGATGAGAAATTGATGCGGGCGAAGATCTCATGGAATCACGGTGGCAGGCAAGTTGCTATCACAGGATCATGGGACAATTGGGAGACCAG GGAGCTCTTGCAGAGTATAGGCAATGATTTCTTTATCGTAAAGTTGCTTCCATCAGGTCTCTACCAATACCGATTCATTGTTGACGGGTGTTTGATGTGTGCTCCAGACTTGCCGTGGGTTTATGATAATTCTGGGAGTGCGTATAATATCTTGGACTTGCAG GAATGTATTTCAGAATTGCCTCAGCATCTGGAAAAGTTCGAACCTCCTCCATCTCCACCTTCAAGCTACGACAACAGACTCTTAAGCGAAGATGATTTCAGTAAACCTCCGCTGGAAGTACCCCCACAACTACAAGAATCATTTCTAAACAAGCCATCATCCTCCAACAACGGTGACCAGTCATCACCAATGCCTCGTCCTTCACAATTGAACCATTTGCACATACAGAACCAAATTGGCGGCGAGTTTTTTGCACTCAGCGCTACACGTAGGTTTCATACAAAATTTGTCACAACGGTGTTATACAAGCCATTGAGAAGAACAAATCAGTAA
- the LOC126634179 gene encoding SNF1-related protein kinase regulatory subunit beta-2-like isoform X1 has product MVMGNASGSRDGGEGPSRVNNFEEYSDGYVEESMAQTPSLFFTSQYPGEPLPRPAEALPQHTVFNRNVHDEKLMRAKISWNHGGRQVAITGSWDNWETRELLQSIGNDFFIVKLLPSGLYQYRFIVDGCLMCAPDLPWVYDNSGSAYNILDLQECISELPQHLEKFEPPPSPPSSYDNRLLSEDDFSKPPLEVPPQLQESFLNKPSSSNNGDQSSPMPRPSQLNHLHIQNQIGGEFFALSATRRFHTKFVTTVLYKPLRRTNQ; this is encoded by the exons ATGG TAATGGGGAATGCCAGTGGTAGCAGAGATGGTGGAGAAGGCCCTTCTCGAGTTAACAACTTTGAAGAGTACAGTGATGGATATGTAGAAGAATCCATGGCTCAGACTCCATCGCTTTTCTTCACTTCCCAA TATCCTGGGGAACCTTTACCAAGACCTGCCGAGGCATTACCGCAACATACAGTATTTAATCGTAATGTACACGATGAGAAATTGATGCGGGCGAAGATCTCATGGAATCACGGTGGCAGGCAAGTTGCTATCACAGGATCATGGGACAATTGGGAGACCAG GGAGCTCTTGCAGAGTATAGGCAATGATTTCTTTATCGTAAAGTTGCTTCCATCAGGTCTCTACCAATACCGATTCATTGTTGACGGGTGTTTGATGTGTGCTCCAGACTTGCCGTGGGTTTATGATAATTCTGGGAGTGCGTATAATATCTTGGACTTGCAG GAATGTATTTCAGAATTGCCTCAGCATCTGGAAAAGTTCGAACCTCCTCCATCTCCACCTTCAAGCTACGACAACAGACTCTTAAGCGAAGATGATTTCAGTAAACCTCCGCTGGAAGTACCCCCACAACTACAAGAATCATTTCTAAACAAGCCATCATCCTCCAACAACGGTGACCAGTCATCACCAATGCCTCGTCCTTCACAATTGAACCATTTGCACATACAGAACCAAATTGGCGGCGAGTTTTTTGCACTCAGCGCTACACGTAGGTTTCATACAAAATTTGTCACAACGGTGTTATACAAGCCATTGAGAAGAACAAATCAGTAA
- the LOC126634179 gene encoding SNF1-related protein kinase regulatory subunit beta-2-like isoform X2, with amino-acid sequence MGNASGSRDGGEGPSRVNNFEEYSDGYVEESMAQTPSLFFTSQYPGEPLPRPAEALPQHTVFNRNVHDEKLMRAKISWNHGGRQVAITGSWDNWETRELLQSIGNDFFIVKLLPSGLYQYRFIVDGCLMCAPDLPWVYDNSGSAYNILDLQECISELPQHLEKFEPPPSPPSSYDNRLLSEDDFSKPPLEVPPQLQESFLNKPSSSNNGDQSSPMPRPSQLNHLHIQNQIGGEFFALSATRRFHTKFVTTVLYKPLRRTNQ; translated from the exons ATGGGGAATGCCAGTGGTAGCAGAGATGGTGGAGAAGGCCCTTCTCGAGTTAACAACTTTGAAGAGTACAGTGATGGATATGTAGAAGAATCCATGGCTCAGACTCCATCGCTTTTCTTCACTTCCCAA TATCCTGGGGAACCTTTACCAAGACCTGCCGAGGCATTACCGCAACATACAGTATTTAATCGTAATGTACACGATGAGAAATTGATGCGGGCGAAGATCTCATGGAATCACGGTGGCAGGCAAGTTGCTATCACAGGATCATGGGACAATTGGGAGACCAG GGAGCTCTTGCAGAGTATAGGCAATGATTTCTTTATCGTAAAGTTGCTTCCATCAGGTCTCTACCAATACCGATTCATTGTTGACGGGTGTTTGATGTGTGCTCCAGACTTGCCGTGGGTTTATGATAATTCTGGGAGTGCGTATAATATCTTGGACTTGCAG GAATGTATTTCAGAATTGCCTCAGCATCTGGAAAAGTTCGAACCTCCTCCATCTCCACCTTCAAGCTACGACAACAGACTCTTAAGCGAAGATGATTTCAGTAAACCTCCGCTGGAAGTACCCCCACAACTACAAGAATCATTTCTAAACAAGCCATCATCCTCCAACAACGGTGACCAGTCATCACCAATGCCTCGTCCTTCACAATTGAACCATTTGCACATACAGAACCAAATTGGCGGCGAGTTTTTTGCACTCAGCGCTACACGTAGGTTTCATACAAAATTTGTCACAACGGTGTTATACAAGCCATTGAGAAGAACAAATCAGTAA
- the LOC126634393 gene encoding uncharacterized protein LOC126634393 — protein sequence MELKNLLEDQMPTPLWFFRFPRPLLLFLAPFLVLVGLMGFGFLSIFLTSMVLIFSTVVFTYSKQKPLHLVENKLAEEKMFIPCLEEVSKHQSASPQEKDAPEAPLSSPDLISESECVDHLSTSDDSELVGWSFGENVTRSPDFSDGSISDEDSLIEIALPGGYYVDHQEHDSVFNLQQKMPGLSHQSIFKQHTLLELLAEINEMNEEENLFEIDLSMGSIKCSRFEIEA from the coding sequence ATGGAGTTGAAAAACCTACTTGAAGATCAAATGCCTACGCCTTTGTGGTTCTTCAGATTCCCACGGCCATTGTTGCTTTTTCTTGCTCCATTCCTTGTATTGGTTGGATTAATGGGGTTTGGATTCCTCTCCATCTTCCTAACATCTATGGTGCTGATTTTCTCGACTGTTGTTTTCACATATTCCAAGCAAAAACCACTTCATCTGGTTGAGAATAAGTTAGCTGAAGAAAAAATGTTCATTCCTTGCTTGGAAGAAGTATCAAAACATCAAAGTGCTTCCCCACAAGAGAAGGATGCTCCAGAAGCACCACTGAGCTCACCAGATTTGATATCAGAAAGTGAATGCGTTGATCACCTATCAACCAGTGATGATTCTGAATTAGTAGGCTGGTCGTTTGGAGAAAATGTGACTCGGAGCCCCGATTTCTCAGACGGCTCAATTTCCGACGAGGATAGCCTCATCGAAATAGCCCTCCCGGGCGGATACTATGTCGATCACCAGGAGCATGACTCAGTGTTTAACCTGCAGCAGAAAATGCCAGGTTTGTCACACCAGTCCATTTTTAAGCAGCATACTCTATTGGAGCTCTTGGCTGAGATCAATGAGATGAATGAGGAAGAAAATTTGTTCGAAATCGACTTATCCATGGGATCCATCAAGTGTTCAAGGTTTGAGATTGAAGCTTGA